The region TGCTGCTTAAGTTGGGAGCGTCAAAGTCACTTTGATTTAATGAGCCACCTGAGATGCTAAGGCCCTCAGCTACTTGTGAATAAGAAGAACCTTCTGATTCATCTTGGCCATAACGAATACCGGCAGTTGCGGTTAGGCGGTCAGTTAAAATCCAATTAAATTGCGAAAAAATGGCAAAGGATTGGGTTTCTGATTGGGTTGCAGAAATATATCTTTCCCGCTCAATAAAGCCAGGGATTAAATCGGGTAATGAAATGGGCAGGTCAATGAGCAAGGGGTCAAAGGGCAGTTGAATGTTCTGTACTATGGCCCCTGCGCGTGCAAAGGCTACTAGCCCATTTAAGCTAACATCAATGTCTTGAAATACGTCGTTGGTAGATTCTTGGGCAAAAACCCCTACAACAAAATCCATACCCTCGCCCCAATCAAAGGGGGCGTTTAAGCCGCCGGCTAGTCGCATTTCAATCGCTTTTGCCGAATAGGGATTGCCTTTTGGCGGCTCGTTAAAAGCAACCAAAGGTACTGGTGAATAGTCTACATCAAGAGAGTAAGGCGTGATCACCTCGGACCAGGAGGCAATGGTTGTGAGTTCTGGCGCTATAATGCCCATTAGCTCATCAGGCTGCCAAATTAAGCTCAAGGACGCGGCTTTTACTTCGCGGTCTGATCTGGTTGGCGCGTCAGTGGATGTGTTTTGGTCGAAAGCGTCAGACTCTGTGTCGGGGTCGTATTCTTGGAATACTCGCATGCTGCGGTCACTGGCAATAAATAATGATTGCGTATAACCCTTGGTTAGCGACTCGGCATATAAGCCAGTGAACTTGGCGGTTAGCGTATCACTTAAGAACCAGCTTAGTTTTAGACGAACGGCTTTGTCTTCCTGTGTCTGTTGTTCGTCTCGGGTACTATTGTATTCAAGTGTATCGGCGTCATTATAGCGGAATGCCAACCGACCTAAAAATTTCTCGCTAAAGATGGGGCCAGATATCGCGCCTTCAATACTATTACTTTCAATATCTTCGCCGTGGCCAAACTTAATAAAACCCTCTGGCTCTGGCGTTGGCTCCATGGTGTGAAAATTAAGTACTCCGCCTAGTGTATTTTTACCGAAAAGGGTGCCCTGTGGGCCGCGTAACACTTCTAATCGATCAATATCAAATACCGCATCTTGGGCAAAAGTAGAGCGCCCATAGGGAACGTCATCAATAACAAGTCCAATCGAAGGTTCAAAGCCAACGCCAAGTGGCGGTGTGCCGAAGCCACGGATGGTAATGCTGGTATACAACGCCAAAGATGAATCAAAGCTTACATTGGGAATATAGCGGGTAATCTCCCCCACATCAGACAGACCAGATTCTTGGATGAAATCTGCACCGACGACGGAAATCGAGAGTGGCACATCCTGGGTGCTTTCGGCTTTTTTATTGGCGGTTACAATGACCTCTTCAATAATACGAGGCGCTGCGGTTAAGGGGCTGCTTAACATGCTTGATCCAACGGTAAAAAGCGTGAAAGCGCCGATTTGTCTAGTGTTCTTGCTGAGTATGGTAAGTGCTGGGATATATTTTGAGGGCATTATTGGTTGTCCGTAATTATTATTTGCGCTAATCGACAGCTGTAGTTACAGGGTGTTAGCTTATTAGTAGTATTGAAGGTAGCACTGAAAGCGCGGGTTTGCATGGTCGCTGGTGCGAAATTATGACTTGCGACGACAGCTGCGTGACGTTAAGGGCTGAGCGTAGTCCATAGATACTGAATTCTGATGCTAGGTATCTAGATTTTGCATAATTGGAGATTTCGCCAGTTTTGTAGCCCCATGTTTATTATCAAGCACACGAAGTACGCAGTTTGGCTCGGTTTGTGTAGAAATATGACGTAATATAGTTGTTTCTGGCTCACTAATGCGATTAGTGGCAATAACGAGTATTTAAGGAAAAAAGCACTGCATGGAGCAGGACCACTCTCCCTCGCCGATAGTCATTTTAGAGGCGATCAATCACCGTTATTCTGGGGCCACAGAGGCCGCACTGAAAGATATAAATCTTACGGTTCCTGCGGGTAGTTGTTTTGGTTTACTTGGGCCTAACGGTGCTGGTAAAACTACCTTGATATCCCTGTTAACCGGAATTATTGCCCCTCAAAATAATAAGCAGTCGTTGCAGGGGCGTATTCAAATTTCAGGCTTTGATTATTTAAATGACGCGCAGCGTATCAAGACGATTTCGGGGTTAGTGCCACAGGACTACGCATTTTACCCAGCACTTACGGGGCGGGAAAATCTACAATTTTTTGCAGGGCTATATAACATAGCTGCGAGTCAGCTGCTGGATAGAATAGATTATTGTGTGGCTGTGTGCGGATTAGAAAAAGTGCTGGACCAACGCGCCGAAACATATTCAGGGGGTATTAAGCGCCGTCTAAACATAGCCTTAGGTTTGCTCAATAAGCCAAAAATTCTTTACTTAGATGAACCAACAGTGGGTATTGATGCTCAGTCGCGCTATTTTATTTTACAGGCAATTAGGCAGTTAAAAGCCAGTGGTATGACCATTGTGTACACCTCACATTATATGGAAGAGGTTGAGCAAATATGTGATGAAGTGGCGATCATCGATCATGGCGAAGTATTGTTGCAAGCCTCAATGGCAACTTTGTTGATGAATGAGCGCAAGTTGGTGCTTACCCCTGAGCAACCACTAACGCCGGCGACGCTAGCAATACTTCAAGCCAAAATTGCTGTTGATTGGGATGGAGCACACATGACCGTGGAGCTTGGCCTGAATCAGGTGATATCTGACGTGTTGCTGTTGATTGAGCAGGCGGGAATTGTGATTAATAAAATGCATTTTGGTAGCAGTAGTCTCGAACAAATTTACCTGCAAGCCACCCACCGTAAGTTGAGGCAGTAAACTTGTTGCAGTTATTGGCTATTATCCGCAAGGAACTATTGCTTTTGTGTCGCGACCTTCACGGCTTATTGTTGCTTTTTGTAATGCCGTTAGTGTTCATTTTGATAATGTCGTTGGCTATGAAGGACGATTTTGATCGACGTTCAGGCGTGCAGCTAGATGTATTGGTTTCTGACTTAGAACATTCAGACATCACTCAGAACATGCTAAATAAATTGGCCCAGAATGAGCAGTTCAATTTAATTCGTTTGGCTGAACTTGGCGGAGATATTGACGCTGAGCAGGCGATAAAAAGCGATCATTACAGCTTTCTTGTCACGATACCTGAACGCGCTTTTACTGAACAAGCTGAAGACAGGGTTGTTGCCGATGTATTGGTCGCTCCTGCAACAAGCCCGGTAATAACGCAGTTATTGGTTGCAGCTCTAATCTATGCTGCGGCTGAGCAGAATATGCAATTGTCGTTAAAGGCTTTACAAGAATATTCCCCCGAGCTTGAAGGCTTGAGTTTAGTGCCCGATGAAGAACAGAACGAAGGCTTGGTGTCGACGCGTTATGCTTATAGTGCTAAGAAAACAGCCGAGGCGCCAACATCGGTACAGCAAAATGTTCCTGCGTGGTTAGTGTTTTCGATGTTCTTCGTGGTGATACCGTTAGCGAATACATTAATAAATGAACGCCAGTTAGGTACATTACGTCGGATTCAAACCATTCCAGTTGCCAGTTGGAAGTTGATAGCCGGAAAGATCATCCCATATTTTTTCATCAATCAAATTCAAGTGTTGTTGATGCTGGCGGTAGGGGTGACGATTGTGCCGTTATTAGGTGGTGATCGTTTAACGCTGGGAAGCTCAATTGCCGGTTTGATGTTAATTTCTGCGGCATTAAGTGTCGCCGCCTTGGGTTATGCCATGTTGATTGCGGTGTTAAGCCGTACTACAGAACAGGCTACAACAATGGGGGGCGCGGGAAATATTATTTTGGCGGCAATCGGCGGCATTATGGTGCCTGCTTTTGTTATGCCAGAGTTTATGCAGGCGTTTACGGTTGTGTCACCTATGTCTTGGGGGTTGCAGGGACTTTTAGATATATTCTTGCGCGGTGGCGGCATTGCTGAGGTGTACCCAGAGGCTGGAGCACTGTTTTTACTGGGCATGATTTTACTGGGTTTTGCCCTGTTATTACTGAGCCGGCATCGTAAATATTAAGGATTAAATACCATGGAAAACATCTTGCCTCTGGCGCAATTAAAACACGCACTGAAGTTATTAATTATTGAAGAGTGCGATAAAGATGTCGAAGCCGAAGACATTGCTGACGATGAAATATTATTTGATTGTGACTTGGACTTAGACTCTCTTGATGCCTTGCAAATTTGTATGGCCGTTAAATCTAAATACGGCGTACGTATTGAGGGTGGCCCAGATGCGAGAAAGGCTTTACAGTCAATTACGACTTTAGCGCAAACTATTGTTGAGCATCAGGTTTGATTAGGAAGCAGAGACGTGGCCCTGCGGTATTTTTGGGAGCGGGGATTCACAGTAGCCTCGGAAATGGTATTGACGCTAATCTTGCGGCCCTCAAAACATCACCGCAAGTTCCTCGCCTACTTAAAAATACGCTAACAGATGACACACTAGAAATCCCCTATAAAATTCTGTCCGACTCCCCGTTAATAGACTCACAAGAAAGGTTGTTCCGAGTCGTTGATGATGTGGTGGAGCAGGCTTTGACCGAGGCTGGATTAAGCGAGTCACAACGTCATAGCATGAATGTGTACTTGGGTTCTTCATCTTTTGATATTGGCGTAAGTGAAGCACATTTTCAGCAACAGTTGGCCGTTGAAAATGACGCTTGTAAGGCATTGGCATTGCCAGATCCAAGTATGGCTAACTTGGCTGATTACGTGCTTCAGTCGCTG is a window of Zhongshania aliphaticivorans DNA encoding:
- a CDS encoding phosphopantetheine-binding protein; its protein translation is MENILPLAQLKHALKLLIIEECDKDVEAEDIADDEILFDCDLDLDSLDALQICMAVKSKYGVRIEGGPDARKALQSITTLAQTIVEHQV
- a CDS encoding ABC transporter ATP-binding protein, with the translated sequence MEQDHSPSPIVILEAINHRYSGATEAALKDINLTVPAGSCFGLLGPNGAGKTTLISLLTGIIAPQNNKQSLQGRIQISGFDYLNDAQRIKTISGLVPQDYAFYPALTGRENLQFFAGLYNIAASQLLDRIDYCVAVCGLEKVLDQRAETYSGGIKRRLNIALGLLNKPKILYLDEPTVGIDAQSRYFILQAIRQLKASGMTIVYTSHYMEEVEQICDEVAIIDHGEVLLQASMATLLMNERKLVLTPEQPLTPATLAILQAKIAVDWDGAHMTVELGLNQVISDVLLLIEQAGIVINKMHFGSSSLEQIYLQATHRKLRQ
- a CDS encoding ABC transporter permease; this translates as MAIIRKELLLLCRDLHGLLLLFVMPLVFILIMSLAMKDDFDRRSGVQLDVLVSDLEHSDITQNMLNKLAQNEQFNLIRLAELGGDIDAEQAIKSDHYSFLVTIPERAFTEQAEDRVVADVLVAPATSPVITQLLVAALIYAAAEQNMQLSLKALQEYSPELEGLSLVPDEEQNEGLVSTRYAYSAKKTAEAPTSVQQNVPAWLVFSMFFVVIPLANTLINERQLGTLRRIQTIPVASWKLIAGKIIPYFFINQIQVLLMLAVGVTIVPLLGGDRLTLGSSIAGLMLISAALSVAALGYAMLIAVLSRTTEQATTMGGAGNIILAAIGGIMVPAFVMPEFMQAFTVVSPMSWGLQGLLDIFLRGGGIAEVYPEAGALFLLGMILLGFALLLLSRHRKY
- a CDS encoding TonB-dependent receptor gives rise to the protein MLSSPLTAAPRIIEEVIVTANKKAESTQDVPLSISVVGADFIQESGLSDVGEITRYIPNVSFDSSLALYTSITIRGFGTPPLGVGFEPSIGLVIDDVPYGRSTFAQDAVFDIDRLEVLRGPQGTLFGKNTLGGVLNFHTMEPTPEPEGFIKFGHGEDIESNSIEGAISGPIFSEKFLGRLAFRYNDADTLEYNSTRDEQQTQEDKAVRLKLSWFLSDTLTAKFTGLYAESLTKGYTQSLFIASDRSMRVFQEYDPDTESDAFDQNTSTDAPTRSDREVKAASLSLIWQPDELMGIIAPELTTIASWSEVITPYSLDVDYSPVPLVAFNEPPKGNPYSAKAIEMRLAGGLNAPFDWGEGMDFVVGVFAQESTNDVFQDIDVSLNGLVAFARAGAIVQNIQLPFDPLLIDLPISLPDLIPGFIERERYISATQSETQSFAIFSQFNWILTDRLTATAGIRYGQDESEGSSYSQVAEGLSISGGSLNQSDFDAPNLSSKESNVSPKLAFNYEVLPDINIYVNAAKGFKAGGFDPAPLNDDNLTYKGEETLTYEAGMKSRLLGGSLTLNMAVFDSEVKNLQIRTFSGVTLTTFNAPESSSRGAEMDFFWLPPIDGVSLAGSLAYLDAKYDSFTEGPPLFTSEQNQTQDLSGRPLPYAPRWSGSLSPRWEFPVFGSANILGSIRMNISYTDERYLDSDIDPNTLQDAVTRTDVGLGLRSEVSGWSVNFQARNVTQEQDAVLILDQPLIPGNYTKTPHPDQTTYQLDFRVGF